The Deltaproteobacteria bacterium genome window below encodes:
- a CDS encoding tetratricopeptide repeat protein: MIRMRHGLRAVATTALMLLVCVLAACHGRGRGTAKPGDDPDAWAARLERHLARHPDDLVAVRDLALVRWLHQGRTDDAIGGLDRAAKAGDPLAAVARLRIADARLDGEAAVAQAYAILERAAAVPADAPDRELHAAAAIVAARVVAGLHGERDDDDARFVEMFDALPAKGLPSAARAPLLSVRANIERNRGHDYAKYFREQGCVQQFEVGPMQGRQGELELARDHGPFVVDPAGDAIALACVVRLWNPTIHAGIRRVRTQLTVPGDMLELELSAEEPMRAWLDGQLVHRTDRSDRYPRSRAVVQVPVAPGTHTLELATVIPRDRAWLLVRATTPDGRAVEVTPGGQGSARITGKAVLQDSPWAAIADDADGPIAAPLFAMLQLDDAIHDGDVDDAERLRDRLDRRKRSADAAWSVAQFERFDPTRGRTVSLAREQAALATALRLDPKLAIARLRQLELQLERGEVAEVVEAIEDPAQVLPGLRGELLKARAHLTRGDEAKGDAAIARAAKLAPGNCRVLAMQRSRARDEDDVKREDAISQRLAQCGGTIELRAQLAQRRGRFAEAEALWHEAIDRVPDDLEAMEALARLQLTRGEVAKAKDVVGKVLARNPLRAAGHVMLADIAAAGDDMAAARRQIRAALALFPHADALRRSATLVGIPDELDALRVDGLAALAEYRSSGKQYPGVSEVLVLDRSAARVYANGGQRQIVHLVVHLLSKAAIDRYNEIDIPEGARLLTLRSIKPDGTLVEAEVVPGKDGIELRDLAVGDVVEYEFVVEHDPATALPGYVDVSTFRFASLDIPYHRTELLVAHPEAMAIREDRRAGGPAPVMGAMTLGDETVTTRLYRLRQQERIGDEPQHRGLLDELPNVRVYTALDVDDYLDGLAVQVKGGGRSNPELRRRVRAIVGKRTEPRAKLAALWRWVVENIDDAGDLAAPATVTLAARSGSRLMLLRTMLREAGLHAELWLARDKFGPAPLAQGHPMPESYDAALLAVKLPGERDPRMILTASKVMPLGYLSPGYAESPALRVHVEDDDGPAGAVTVPKARPELRDRRHWDLDIALDGAGNAHAKGKLTLGGAEGLVWRQALRDVDRDRVREVFQQAELQWLRGASLRELEISGEDDLDEPLVLSFEADGARFAIDQGGALLVRADPLPLSTAARMATLPSRKTGMLIPYAPELRATLTLHVEGGRFREVPAAVSIENRFGSYRRTVQGGAGDERVVLELRSSVTPGVVAASDYPEFVEFARAVEAAEQALAKYTP, encoded by the coding sequence ATGATCCGCATGCGTCATGGCCTGCGCGCGGTCGCGACGACCGCCTTGATGTTGTTGGTGTGCGTGCTGGCGGCCTGCCACGGCCGTGGCCGCGGCACCGCCAAGCCCGGCGACGACCCGGACGCGTGGGCGGCTCGGTTGGAGCGCCACCTCGCGCGGCACCCCGACGACCTGGTCGCGGTCCGCGATCTCGCGCTGGTGCGATGGCTGCACCAGGGCCGCACCGACGACGCCATCGGCGGGCTCGATCGCGCGGCGAAGGCCGGCGATCCGCTGGCGGCGGTCGCACGGCTGCGCATCGCCGACGCGCGGCTCGACGGCGAGGCCGCGGTCGCGCAGGCCTACGCGATCCTCGAGCGTGCCGCGGCCGTGCCCGCCGACGCGCCCGATCGCGAGCTGCACGCCGCCGCAGCGATCGTCGCCGCGCGCGTGGTCGCGGGCCTGCACGGCGAGCGCGACGACGACGACGCCCGCTTCGTCGAGATGTTCGATGCGCTGCCCGCCAAGGGCCTGCCGTCGGCCGCCCGCGCGCCGCTGCTGAGCGTGCGCGCCAACATCGAGCGCAACCGCGGCCACGACTACGCCAAGTACTTCCGCGAGCAGGGCTGCGTGCAGCAGTTCGAGGTCGGGCCGATGCAGGGGCGGCAGGGCGAGCTCGAGCTGGCCCGCGATCACGGGCCGTTCGTGGTCGATCCGGCCGGCGACGCCATCGCGCTGGCTTGCGTCGTGCGGCTGTGGAACCCGACCATCCACGCCGGCATCCGGCGCGTGCGCACCCAGCTCACGGTGCCCGGCGACATGCTCGAGCTGGAGCTGTCGGCCGAGGAGCCGATGCGCGCATGGCTCGACGGGCAGCTGGTCCACCGGACCGATCGCAGCGACCGCTACCCGCGTTCGCGCGCGGTCGTGCAAGTGCCGGTCGCGCCCGGCACCCACACCCTCGAGCTCGCCACCGTGATCCCCCGCGATCGCGCGTGGCTGCTGGTGCGCGCGACGACCCCCGACGGCCGCGCGGTCGAGGTCACGCCGGGCGGGCAGGGCAGCGCGCGCATCACCGGCAAGGCGGTGCTGCAGGACTCGCCGTGGGCAGCGATTGCCGACGACGCCGACGGCCCCATCGCCGCGCCGCTGTTCGCGATGCTGCAGCTCGACGACGCGATCCACGACGGCGACGTCGACGACGCCGAGCGGCTGCGCGACCGCCTCGATCGCCGCAAGCGCTCGGCCGATGCCGCGTGGTCGGTGGCACAGTTCGAGCGCTTCGATCCGACCCGCGGCCGCACGGTCTCGCTGGCCCGCGAGCAAGCCGCGCTCGCGACCGCGCTGCGGCTCGATCCCAAGCTGGCGATCGCACGCCTGCGACAGCTCGAGCTGCAGCTCGAGCGCGGCGAAGTCGCGGAGGTCGTCGAGGCCATCGAAGACCCGGCGCAGGTGCTGCCGGGCCTGCGCGGCGAGCTGCTCAAGGCGCGCGCGCACCTCACCCGCGGCGACGAGGCCAAGGGCGACGCGGCGATCGCCCGCGCGGCCAAGCTCGCGCCGGGCAACTGTCGCGTGCTCGCGATGCAGCGCTCGCGCGCGCGCGACGAGGACGACGTCAAGCGCGAGGACGCGATCAGTCAGCGACTCGCGCAGTGCGGCGGCACCATCGAGCTGCGCGCCCAGCTGGCTCAGCGCCGCGGTCGCTTCGCCGAGGCCGAGGCGCTGTGGCACGAGGCCATCGACCGCGTGCCCGACGACCTCGAGGCGATGGAGGCGCTCGCACGGCTGCAGCTCACCCGTGGCGAGGTCGCGAAGGCCAAGGACGTGGTCGGCAAGGTGCTCGCCCGCAACCCGCTGCGGGCGGCCGGGCACGTGATGCTCGCCGACATCGCCGCCGCCGGCGACGACATGGCCGCCGCACGGCGCCAGATCCGAGCCGCGCTGGCGCTGTTCCCCCACGCCGACGCGCTGCGCCGCAGCGCGACCCTGGTCGGCATCCCCGACGAGCTCGACGCGCTGCGCGTCGATGGCCTCGCGGCGCTCGCCGAGTACCGCAGCTCGGGCAAGCAGTACCCCGGCGTCAGCGAGGTGCTGGTGCTCGACCGCAGCGCCGCGCGGGTCTACGCCAACGGCGGCCAGCGACAGATCGTCCACCTGGTCGTGCACCTGCTCAGCAAGGCCGCCATCGATCGCTACAACGAGATCGACATCCCCGAGGGCGCGCGCCTGCTGACGCTGCGCTCGATCAAGCCCGACGGGACCCTGGTCGAGGCCGAGGTGGTGCCCGGCAAGGACGGCATCGAGCTGCGCGACCTCGCGGTCGGCGACGTGGTCGAGTACGAGTTCGTCGTCGAGCACGATCCGGCCACCGCGCTGCCCGGCTACGTCGACGTCTCGACCTTCCGCTTCGCGTCGCTCGACATCCCCTACCACCGCACCGAGCTGCTGGTCGCGCACCCCGAGGCGATGGCGATCCGCGAGGATCGTCGCGCCGGCGGGCCCGCACCGGTGATGGGCGCGATGACCCTCGGTGACGAGACCGTGACCACACGGCTGTACCGTCTGCGACAGCAGGAGCGCATCGGCGACGAGCCCCAGCATCGTGGCCTGCTCGACGAGCTCCCCAACGTCCGGGTCTACACCGCGCTCGACGTCGACGACTACCTCGATGGTCTCGCGGTGCAGGTCAAGGGCGGCGGCCGCAGCAACCCCGAGCTGCGACGGCGCGTGCGGGCGATCGTCGGCAAGCGCACCGAGCCGCGCGCCAAGCTGGCGGCGCTGTGGCGCTGGGTGGTCGAGAACATCGACGATGCGGGCGACCTCGCGGCGCCCGCGACCGTCACGCTCGCGGCGCGCTCGGGCAGTCGTCTGATGTTGCTGCGCACCATGCTGCGCGAGGCCGGCCTGCACGCGGAGCTGTGGCTGGCGCGCGACAAGTTCGGCCCGGCTCCGCTGGCACAGGGCCATCCCATGCCCGAGAGCTACGACGCCGCGTTGCTGGCGGTGAAGCTGCCGGGCGAACGCGACCCGCGGATGATCCTCACCGCCTCGAAGGTCATGCCGCTCGGCTACCTCAGCCCCGGCTACGCCGAGAGCCCCGCGCTGCGGGTGCACGTCGAGGACGACGACGGTCCCGCCGGCGCGGTCACGGTGCCCAAGGCGCGACCGGAACTCCGCGATCGACGGCACTGGGACCTCGACATCGCGCTCGACGGGGCCGGCAACGCCCACGCCAAGGGCAAGCTGACCCTGGGCGGCGCCGAGGGCCTGGTGTGGCGTCAGGCCCTGCGCGACGTCGATCGCGATCGCGTGCGCGAGGTGTTCCAGCAGGCCGAGCTGCAGTGGCTGCGGGGGGCGAGCCTGCGCGAGCTCGAGATCAGCGGCGAGGACGATCTCGACGAGCCGCTGGTGCTCAGCTTCGAGGCCGACGGGGCCCGCTTCGCGATCGACCAGGGTGGCGCGTTGCTGGTGCGTGCCGATCCGCTGCCGCTGTCGACCGCCGCCCGCATGGCGACCTTGCCCTCGCGCAAGACCGGCATGTTGATCCCCTACGCACCCGAGCTGCGGGCGACGCTGACGCTGCACGTCGAGGGGGGCCGCTTCCGCGAGGTGCCGGCGGCGGTGAGCATCGAGAACCGCTTCGGCAGCTACCGTCGCACCGTGCAGGGCGGCGCCGGCGACGAGCGGGTGGTCCTGGAGCTGCGCTCGAGCGTGACCCCTGGTGTCGTCGCCGCGAGTGACTACCCAGAGTTCGTCGAGTTCGCCCGCGCGGTCGAGGCCGCCGAGCAGGCGCTCGCCAAGTACACGCCGTGA
- a CDS encoding DUF3857 domain-containing protein, with protein MIARRAPSSAASTPSRPASAKASEAARRAGTLAVLVAVLVALVAAPSSAAPARGATAKADATPWASAAARAKGPGRWKRELERRRAILAGHRGTDPAAVLALTGALGELGGEIEPATLAGFVQGVAKDSKRHPLVRSFAGYLAARLAEQKGDLAAAGTQLRAQGYLLDWLIVGPFDNANRAGETTAYPPEQQAAKLAFDRDETMVGKLAGEPLSWRPWDYESLPRGGYVGFDDLLRPAEQAVGYATAWIHVDADTKAALHIGTAGPYAVWVDGTEVGRGDAYRAPDPLQDSHPITLRKGDNRVLVKVATLENMWGFFARVSTPEGAPLVGARVHVELPKAPHTSVAPSSSHTVASLRRALEQRADAAKRGNAALELVEFYRYTHPFDRDDKTASQRAAQVDATLGSARSALLLAILEPDPNGSRKALAAGVSRSRKREPALHGQLLLELAWRERSLGLEQRYDELLDEANAAAPDDPVIELALADRLRERGLPWAALRWTESLAGRHPSSQSMQLALASALRELGRTTDALAIYERIGREHGSERGTVAARIDGLLELGRADEAAKLADGGALAMPGLPEAHAEVARLQQANGNLEAARDALARAVALAPQDADLHARLGRLLARTGAREAAVASLERSLALKPQQPDVRDLLASLDTRAGKDLLARWGVSLEKVGAQPTPPAWKGQQAGFLHHRMAVKVLANGLTERLDHRIIRILDDRGVRSQAVQAYAYDPAESMVEVRRARVRRKDGTIEELGDVRTLQLAQSGYRMYYDQRLIQVGFPGLRVGDTLEVAFSRRDLAARNMFDEYFGDVQALSGTEPRKFVEYVLETPADKPIHFNVEVARATNRAGTVTTYRHALRDVPGIKPENGMPGWIEVAKFIHASTYATWDDVGRWYWGLVKEQLQVDDAIKGAVKGVLAKLPAGADEAAKVAAIYEHVVRNTRYVGLEFGIHGYKPYRTTDVYSRRFGDCKDKASLLKVMLAEAGIDSRLVLVRTRDQGNVPELPASLAVFNHAITYVPSLDLYLDGTAEWAGPRELPSGDQGATVLVVADGKGAKLGKIPFSKAADNVRDSKQRVKLDTEGDATLEQDLVVAGAAAAGVRYEFQSEGERIEKLQKAFGELYPGATVTGLSSRGMDDILVPPELHATMKVAGWAQAQGDGRRRFRVLGRASRLTQSFAPQDDRKYDLLIDTPSVEHHEISYSLPRGKRFSQLPAARKLEGPFGRFELAVDATDEGARVRTTIELSRARVGAKEYRAFREFLREVDAGLEQTFTVEDAR; from the coding sequence ATGATCGCCCGCCGAGCCCCGAGCAGCGCTGCCTCCACGCCGTCGCGGCCTGCGTCCGCGAAGGCCTCCGAGGCCGCACGACGCGCGGGCACGCTGGCGGTGCTGGTGGCCGTGCTCGTGGCGCTGGTGGCCGCGCCGTCGTCGGCGGCGCCGGCCCGCGGTGCGACGGCCAAGGCCGACGCGACCCCGTGGGCGAGCGCGGCCGCCCGCGCCAAGGGTCCCGGTCGGTGGAAGCGTGAGCTCGAGCGGCGCCGGGCGATCCTCGCGGGCCACCGCGGCACCGATCCCGCGGCCGTGCTCGCGCTGACCGGCGCGCTCGGTGAGCTCGGTGGCGAGATCGAACCTGCGACGCTCGCCGGCTTCGTGCAGGGCGTCGCCAAGGACAGCAAGCGCCACCCGCTGGTGCGCAGCTTCGCGGGCTACCTCGCGGCGCGCCTGGCCGAGCAGAAGGGCGATCTGGCGGCCGCCGGCACCCAGCTGCGGGCCCAGGGCTACCTGCTCGACTGGCTCATCGTGGGCCCGTTCGACAACGCCAACCGGGCCGGCGAGACGACCGCGTATCCACCCGAGCAACAGGCCGCCAAGCTGGCCTTCGATCGCGACGAGACCATGGTCGGCAAGCTCGCGGGCGAGCCGCTGTCGTGGCGCCCATGGGACTACGAGAGCCTGCCGCGCGGCGGCTACGTCGGCTTCGACGATCTGCTGCGACCTGCCGAGCAGGCGGTCGGCTATGCGACCGCGTGGATCCACGTCGACGCCGACACCAAGGCCGCGTTGCACATCGGCACCGCCGGGCCCTACGCGGTGTGGGTCGACGGCACCGAGGTCGGCCGCGGCGACGCCTATCGCGCCCCGGATCCGCTGCAGGACAGCCACCCGATCACGCTGCGCAAGGGCGACAACCGCGTGCTGGTGAAGGTGGCGACGCTCGAGAACATGTGGGGCTTCTTCGCGCGCGTGAGCACGCCCGAGGGTGCGCCGCTCGTCGGCGCGCGCGTGCACGTCGAGCTGCCCAAGGCGCCGCACACCAGCGTGGCCCCCAGCTCGAGCCACACGGTCGCATCGCTGCGTCGTGCGCTCGAGCAGCGCGCCGACGCGGCCAAGCGCGGCAACGCGGCGCTCGAGCTGGTCGAGTTCTACCGCTACACGCATCCCTTCGATCGCGACGACAAGACCGCGAGCCAGCGCGCGGCGCAGGTCGACGCCACGCTCGGCAGCGCGCGCTCGGCATTGCTGCTCGCGATCCTCGAGCCCGACCCCAACGGCAGCCGCAAGGCGCTGGCCGCGGGCGTCTCGCGCTCGCGCAAGCGCGAGCCGGCGCTGCACGGGCAGCTGCTGCTCGAGCTGGCCTGGCGCGAGCGCTCGCTCGGGCTCGAGCAGCGCTACGACGAACTGCTCGACGAGGCCAACGCGGCGGCGCCCGACGATCCCGTGATCGAGCTCGCGCTCGCCGACCGACTGCGCGAGCGCGGACTGCCATGGGCGGCACTGCGCTGGACCGAGAGCCTGGCCGGCCGCCACCCGTCGTCGCAGAGCATGCAGCTGGCGCTGGCGTCGGCGCTGCGCGAGCTGGGCCGCACCACCGATGCGCTGGCGATCTACGAGCGCATCGGTCGCGAGCACGGCAGCGAACGCGGCACCGTCGCGGCGCGCATCGATGGCCTGCTCGAGCTCGGGCGCGCCGACGAGGCTGCCAAGCTCGCCGACGGTGGCGCGCTGGCGATGCCGGGCCTGCCCGAGGCGCACGCCGAGGTCGCGCGCCTGCAGCAGGCCAACGGCAACCTCGAGGCCGCCCGCGACGCGCTCGCCCGCGCGGTCGCGCTGGCGCCCCAGGACGCCGACCTGCACGCGCGGCTGGGTCGCCTGCTCGCGCGCACCGGAGCGCGCGAGGCCGCGGTCGCGAGCCTCGAGCGCTCGCTCGCGCTCAAGCCCCAGCAGCCCGACGTGCGCGACCTGCTGGCCTCGCTCGACACCCGCGCGGGCAAGGACCTGCTGGCGCGCTGGGGCGTGTCACTCGAGAAGGTCGGCGCCCAGCCGACGCCGCCGGCGTGGAAGGGCCAACAAGCCGGCTTCCTGCACCACCGCATGGCGGTGAAGGTGCTCGCCAACGGCCTCACCGAGCGGCTCGATCACCGCATCATCCGCATCCTCGACGATCGCGGCGTGCGGAGCCAGGCGGTGCAGGCCTACGCCTACGATCCCGCCGAGAGCATGGTCGAGGTCCGCCGCGCCCGCGTGCGTCGCAAGGACGGCACCATCGAGGAGCTCGGTGACGTGCGCACGCTGCAGCTGGCGCAGTCGGGCTACCGCATGTACTACGACCAGCGGCTGATCCAGGTCGGCTTCCCGGGCCTGCGGGTCGGCGACACCCTCGAGGTCGCGTTCTCGCGGCGCGATCTGGCGGCGCGCAACATGTTCGACGAGTACTTCGGTGACGTGCAGGCGCTGTCGGGCACCGAGCCGCGCAAGTTCGTCGAGTACGTGCTCGAGACGCCGGCCGACAAGCCCATCCACTTCAACGTCGAGGTCGCCCGCGCGACCAACCGCGCCGGCACCGTCACCACCTATCGCCACGCGCTGCGCGACGTGCCGGGCATCAAGCCCGAGAACGGCATGCCGGGCTGGATCGAAGTCGCCAAGTTCATCCACGCCAGCACCTACGCCACCTGGGACGACGTCGGTCGCTGGTACTGGGGCCTGGTCAAGGAGCAGCTGCAGGTCGACGACGCCATCAAGGGCGCGGTGAAGGGCGTGCTGGCCAAGCTCCCCGCCGGCGCCGACGAGGCCGCCAAGGTCGCGGCGATCTACGAGCACGTGGTCCGCAATACCCGCTATGTCGGGCTCGAGTTCGGCATCCACGGCTACAAGCCGTACCGCACCACCGATGTCTACAGCCGCCGCTTCGGCGACTGCAAGGACAAGGCGAGCCTGCTCAAGGTGATGCTCGCCGAGGCCGGCATCGACAGCCGCCTGGTGCTCGTGCGCACCCGCGACCAGGGCAACGTGCCCGAGCTGCCAGCGTCGCTGGCGGTGTTCAACCACGCCATCACGTACGTGCCGAGCCTCGATCTCTACCTCGACGGCACCGCCGAGTGGGCCGGGCCCCGCGAGCTGCCCAGCGGCGATCAGGGCGCGACCGTGTTGGTCGTCGCCGACGGCAAGGGCGCCAAGCTGGGCAAGATTCCCTTCAGCAAGGCGGCCGACAACGTGCGTGACTCGAAGCAGCGGGTGAAGCTCGACACCGAGGGCGACGCCACCCTCGAGCAGGACCTGGTGGTCGCCGGCGCGGCCGCGGCCGGGGTCCGCTACGAGTTCCAGTCGGAGGGCGAGCGCATCGAGAAGCTGCAGAAGGCCTTCGGCGAGCTGTACCCGGGCGCGACGGTGACCGGGCTCTCCAGCCGCGGCATGGACGACATCCTGGTGCCGCCCGAGCTGCACGCGACCATGAAGGTCGCCGGCTGGGCGCAGGCCCAAGGCGACGGCCGCCGACGCTTCCGCGTGCTCGGCCGCGCCTCGCGGCTGACGCAGTCGTTCGCGCCGCAGGACGATCGCAAGTACGACCTGCTCATCGACACGCCGTCGGTCGAGCACCACGAGATCAGCTACAGCCTGCCGCGCGGCAAGCGATTCTCGCAGCTGCCGGCGGCCCGCAAACTCGAAGGGCCGTTCGGTCGCTTCGAGCTTGCGGTCGACGCCACCGACGAAGGTGCCCGCGTGCGCACCACCATCGAGCTCTCCCGCGCGCGCGTCGGCGCCAAGGAGTACCGGGCCTTCCGCGAGTTCCTGCGCGAGGTCGATGCCGGGCTCGAGCAGACCTTCACCGTGGAGGACGCGCGATGA
- a CDS encoding TIGR02646 family protein produces MRRIDKGPPPASLSHHAAHPDATYDDYREKQDLREALVRDQRGLCCYCMRRIRATSDGVRIEHFRPRRHEELQLSWTNLLGACPGVVKNAREIHHTCDVSKGDQEISVDPQRLRPGEIRYLADGTITTADVDAQADIDDVLRLNHPTLVGNRRKVHDELIRQLIGAGGRGAWGVARLAQKLAEIREGPALPEFAGLMEFWLERRLRRLEPA; encoded by the coding sequence ATGCGCCGGATCGACAAGGGGCCGCCGCCCGCATCGCTCTCCCACCACGCCGCGCACCCGGACGCGACCTACGACGACTATCGCGAGAAGCAGGACCTCCGCGAGGCACTCGTTCGCGATCAACGCGGGCTGTGTTGCTACTGCATGCGGCGGATCCGAGCGACCTCCGACGGCGTCCGCATCGAGCACTTCCGTCCGCGTCGCCACGAAGAGCTGCAGCTGAGCTGGACCAACCTCCTCGGGGCCTGCCCGGGCGTGGTGAAGAATGCCCGCGAGATCCACCACACATGCGACGTCAGCAAGGGCGACCAGGAGATCAGCGTGGACCCGCAGCGGCTTCGTCCCGGCGAGATCCGCTACCTCGCCGATGGCACGATCACGACCGCGGATGTGGACGCCCAGGCGGACATCGACGACGTGCTCCGCCTCAACCATCCGACACTCGTCGGCAACCGTCGCAAGGTGCACGACGAGCTGATACGCCAGCTGATCGGCGCCGGCGGTCGCGGGGCCTGGGGGGTCGCAAGGCTCGCGCAGAAGTTGGCGGAGATTCGCGAGGGACCTGCGCTGCCAGAGTTCGCGGGCCTGATGGAGTTCTGGCTGGAACGACGCCTCCGACGCCTCGAACCCGCCTGA
- a CDS encoding AAA family ATPase: MSRLQLANYRGFAELELAFDPRLTVLVGVNGGGKSSVLDALAMVLRGVVEGEGALAGAVASLRNGAARGSVSTMLTPPSGSAWASSLGVPGAAASLEVRIKPGGVGFVGAPLSMVAVDGSVPIFAHYTVARGATDATPGSTAPSTWSPERAWEHAFDASANFEALFAWFREREDLENERIRRDGTGLDPRLDAVRSAIARAMPGFDSPRVRRPNGSIDEHPAFRRPTLVIDKAGEMLAFNQLSDGERSLLAMIADIARRLAIANPAGDPLAGRGIVLIDEIELHLHPKWQADVLERLLAVFPSLQFIVTTHAPLVLTHVKAEQVRVLHQFQVFAPPNPVEGREAGAILGEVFDTDPLPETTRDAVARISHLIDQDDFERAREELARLAELLGERDAEVARLRATIELLAS; the protein is encoded by the coding sequence GTGAGCCGCCTCCAGCTCGCGAACTACCGCGGGTTCGCCGAACTCGAGCTCGCGTTCGACCCGCGGCTGACCGTGCTGGTCGGGGTCAACGGCGGTGGCAAGTCGAGCGTGCTGGACGCGCTCGCGATGGTGCTGCGGGGCGTGGTCGAAGGCGAGGGCGCCCTCGCGGGGGCGGTGGCGTCGCTGCGCAATGGCGCGGCGAGGGGCAGTGTCAGCACGATGCTGACGCCGCCGTCCGGGAGCGCTTGGGCCAGCTCGCTCGGCGTGCCCGGAGCCGCCGCAAGCCTCGAGGTTCGCATCAAGCCTGGCGGCGTCGGCTTCGTCGGAGCACCGCTCTCGATGGTGGCCGTCGACGGCAGCGTTCCCATCTTCGCCCACTACACGGTGGCCCGCGGTGCCACCGATGCGACACCCGGGAGCACGGCCCCCTCGACATGGTCACCCGAGCGAGCGTGGGAGCACGCGTTCGATGCGAGCGCGAACTTCGAGGCGCTCTTCGCATGGTTCCGCGAGCGGGAAGACCTCGAGAACGAACGCATCCGACGGGACGGCACGGGGCTCGACCCCCGTCTCGATGCCGTTCGCAGCGCCATCGCGCGCGCGATGCCCGGCTTCGACAGCCCGCGGGTGCGTCGCCCCAATGGTTCCATCGACGAGCACCCTGCATTTCGAAGGCCGACCCTCGTCATCGACAAGGCCGGCGAGATGCTGGCGTTCAACCAGCTGAGTGACGGTGAACGCTCGTTGCTCGCGATGATCGCTGATATCGCGCGACGGCTCGCGATCGCGAACCCGGCTGGCGATCCGCTCGCCGGCCGCGGCATCGTGCTGATCGACGAAATCGAGTTGCACTTGCACCCGAAGTGGCAGGCGGACGTCCTGGAACGACTGCTCGCGGTGTTCCCATCGCTGCAGTTCATCGTCACGACGCACGCGCCGCTCGTGCTCACGCACGTGAAGGCCGAGCAGGTCCGCGTGCTCCACCAGTTCCAGGTATTCGCGCCGCCCAATCCCGTCGAAGGCAGGGAGGCCGGGGCGATCCTCGGCGAGGTCTTCGACACGGACCCACTCCCGGAAACCACCCGCGACGCCGTCGCTCGCATCTCGCATCTGATCGATCAAGACGACTTCGAGCGTGCGCGCGAAGAACTCGCACGACTTGCCGAACTGCTCGGTGAGCGCGATGCCGAGGTGGCGCGGCTGCGAGCCACCATCGAACTCCTCGCGAGCTGA
- a CDS encoding methyltransferase domain-containing protein → MVDTAEQKQYWDAPGERRSPWHPAVQAFARPKIEIAIAGMELPGGDAKPTMLEVGAGNGYFSIILAETFDLTVLDFSQHMLDTNPVDAPKVCGDAQALSQPDKSFDYVFCGNLLHHLPDPVQACREMRRVARRQVALVEPNASNPLMFAFSGLKKEERGALKFTAKHVRGLAEQAGLHTRMFVTQGSIVPNATPPALVPWLQRVDFRQPLGFYHVGVFDV, encoded by the coding sequence ATGGTCGACACAGCCGAGCAGAAGCAGTACTGGGACGCGCCGGGTGAGCGGCGCTCGCCGTGGCACCCCGCGGTGCAGGCGTTCGCCCGCCCGAAGATCGAGATCGCGATCGCGGGCATGGAGCTGCCCGGTGGCGACGCCAAGCCGACGATGCTCGAGGTCGGGGCCGGCAACGGCTACTTCAGCATCATCTTGGCCGAGACCTTCGACCTGACGGTGCTCGACTTCTCGCAGCACATGCTCGACACCAACCCGGTCGATGCGCCCAAGGTCTGCGGCGACGCCCAGGCGCTGTCGCAGCCCGACAAGAGCTTCGACTACGTCTTCTGCGGCAACCTGCTGCATCACCTGCCCGATCCGGTGCAGGCCTGCCGCGAGATGCGTCGGGTCGCGCGGCGCCAGGTCGCGCTGGTCGAGCCCAACGCCAGCAACCCGCTGATGTTCGCGTTCTCCGGCCTCAAGAAAGAGGAGCGGGGCGCACTCAAGTTCACCGCCAAGCACGTGCGCGGGCTCGCCGAGCAGGCCGGCCTGCACACGCGCATGTTCGTCACGCAGGGCTCGATCGTGCCCAACGCGACCCCGCCGGCGCTGGTGCCGTGGCTGCAGCGGGTCGACTTCCGCCAGCCGCTCGGCTTCTATCACGTCGGCGTCTTCGACGTCTGA